One genomic segment of Microbacterium sp. BLY includes these proteins:
- the pth gene encoding aminoacyl-tRNA hydrolase: MAATWLVVGLGNPGPRYETTRHNIGQMVVDELAARRGESFREHKGGARVVETWLRPGGDKLVLAKPNTFMNVSGTPVAALTRFYSVPLDHVIVVHDELDIPFDTVKLKTGGGHGGHNGVRDIARALTSPDFPRVRVGIGRPVGRQDPADWVLSPFGKDERANLPLLVGDAADAVELLVGEGLLAAQQKHHAPR; the protein is encoded by the coding sequence ATGGCAGCGACCTGGCTCGTGGTCGGTCTCGGCAACCCGGGTCCCCGCTACGAGACGACCCGGCACAACATCGGCCAGATGGTCGTCGACGAGCTCGCGGCGCGCCGCGGCGAGAGCTTCCGGGAGCACAAGGGCGGCGCACGTGTCGTCGAGACGTGGCTGCGTCCCGGCGGCGACAAGCTCGTGCTGGCGAAGCCGAACACGTTCATGAACGTCTCGGGCACGCCGGTCGCGGCCCTCACACGGTTCTATTCCGTCCCCCTGGATCACGTGATCGTCGTGCACGATGAGCTCGACATCCCGTTCGACACGGTCAAGCTCAAGACCGGAGGAGGCCACGGCGGTCACAACGGCGTACGAGACATCGCGCGGGCGCTCACCAGCCCGGACTTCCCCCGGGTGCGCGTCGGCATCGGGCGGCCAGTGGGTCGCCAGGATCCCGCGGACTGGGTGCTGTCGCCCTTCGGAAAGGACGAGCGCGCGAACCTGCCCCTGCTCGTCGGTGACGCCGCAGACGCCGTCGAGCTCCTCGTCGGCGAGGGACTGCTGGCCGCCCAGCAGAAGCACCACGCGCCCCGCTGA